One Dokdonia sp. Dokd-P16 genomic window carries:
- a CDS encoding thioredoxin family protein, translating to MKHFYITLALLALISSCDSSKKAVEATPTPQVAETVEPKKPAKPALPAVVVKPAPKQKTMLVGKEDRSALKQAPFDSWFNPNYAKYVVNTDYINDLEKGLEGITITTFMGTWCGDSKRETPRMFKILDEASFKNQDLELITVDRTKKKPTMYTDGNNIIRVPTFIFKKDGKEIGRIVERPVESLEEDMLKILNGEPYKHSYEN from the coding sequence ATGAAACACTTTTATATAACACTCGCACTTCTTGCTCTTATATCAAGTTGTGATAGCTCAAAAAAAGCAGTAGAAGCCACTCCTACTCCTCAAGTTGCAGAAACCGTAGAACCAAAAAAACCTGCCAAACCTGCACTCCCAGCGGTAGTGGTAAAACCTGCTCCAAAACAAAAAACTATGCTCGTAGGTAAAGAAGATAGAAGTGCGCTAAAACAAGCTCCTTTTGATAGTTGGTTCAATCCTAACTATGCAAAATATGTGGTAAATACAGATTACATAAATGACCTAGAAAAAGGGCTAGAAGGCATTACTATCACTACTTTTATGGGAACATGGTGTGGAGATAGTAAACGTGAGACCCCTAGGATGTTTAAGATACTTGATGAAGCTTCTTTTAAAAATCAAGACTTAGAGCTTATCACAGTAGATCGTACTAAGAAGAAACCTACAATGTATACTGACGGTAATAATATCATACGTGTACCTACTTTTATCTTTAAAAAAGACGGTAAAGAAATAGGCCGTATTGTGGAGCGTCCAGTAGAGAGCTTAGAAGAAGACATGCTTAAAATTTTAAATGGAGAACCTTATAAACACTCTTATGAAAACTAA